Part of the Thermodesulfovibrionales bacterium genome, CGTCGTACGTCTTGTTCAATTTTTCGAAGTCTTCCACTTCCTTTATCTTTTCCTTGAGATCCACGATCTTCTGCTTGTTCGTCTCGACGGTCTTCTTTGCCGACTGGAGGTTTGCATCGTAATAGAAAAAGAGATAGGCAAGGGCGATCAGCAGAATGAGGATGACAAAGGTGCTCGTTATGACGAAAGCGGAAAGAGGTTTCGCCTTTTTCTTCCTCTTGACGGGCAGGAGGTTAATCCGTATCATCTGTCTCCCTGCCTCCTCATGGCAAGCCCGACAGCAACGGCTGCTATAGGCGCTACCTCCTCAATAAAAGAGGAATCGAACTTTGAGGGTATATGAATGTTCCGAAACGGCTCTGCCGGACTGACTTGCACGCCTATCTTTTCTGAGAGGCGCGCTGCGAAATCCTGTACGAGGGCAGACCCTCCGCTTAGAATCACTTC contains:
- the pilM gene encoding pilus assembly protein PilM, with product HTEALQKEFNLTYEEAERLKRGEALDKVRPEEAHPVMLNASQEIFTEVSRSMDYFRSSSQQPEIREVILSGGSALVQDFAARLSEKIGVQVSPAEPFRNIHIPSKFDSSFIEEVAPIAAVAVGLAMRRQGDR